A single window of Drosophila suzukii chromosome 3, CBGP_Dsuzu_IsoJpt1.0, whole genome shotgun sequence DNA harbors:
- the LOC108012031 gene encoding titin isoform X5, whose translation MRFSLSPPPQKAISSARLTSPTKNSRSTTINPSTTIIPGSNNRSPISGSSSFTTMLTRNGGGHGTSPTASASAASSATPTTSADDEATSDYNQWLHAMKLVARLPGGTPPEFRRKLWLSLADKYLKSKNVDWAQQREKCFCEEWREDDEELGIQIVKDLHRTGSNLCTGPAGSINQAKLKRILLGYARYNPEVGYCQGFNMLGALILQVMDKEEEESMKVMIYLVEGVLPTGYFYGSMGGLQADMGVFRELMQTRLPRLAKHLQRLQGPVENAFEPPLTNVFTMQWFLTMFCTCLPMSCVLRVWDLVLIEGSDVLLRTALVLWSLLEERVLSVRSADEFYGKMGSYSSELLNGHLVDSNGLIERVVKLGPIADLRQLRDKHLYNIAPLRHKQGLQLYYDEEDTHSDEERMAVATVFGLNWGRRGSVGPAAAAATAGKQQVEQKDRLALDISLLKKQYDRLRERQKQAHVILTTACSTAARQGSSGPASSSQSSVPVNQLLLGRPAIVTNKGKRVGAPLGAIPPARKPSLPAVLHTKPAAEKQLRRGETLLWRDTDPSRRRRDSLTWKEIKADRAAMVREGVDVSSVKTQKLRTRFGKSDSSSYSEDSDGEQDAGPAGGGGGGGGSSTDTSLCDDDDPKSMEKSPKHKAKLARKLREQKQLSSSRDTSLERQRPKSWAPSSNEIPFMLMGTDSGDEKEPVVREEPETELETGDPAEDSATESGRFGFDKEFDTVSYKLEPLKIHSDPEFPDLTSMSPLPTPKEKSEAEEDLLDEQKPFDLSDNGVTNQYFERVNSVERPNRLELSYSLNEEETDTSAIYLEEREKIEGHSGDREYQSLPPFFPREEDDSSVQVAGKVPQIRDDNIPGENKDDYKELLNMTIEEKDGYKPPPPTASSLSNASRKRRDPRRKTLTRSSTIEIEERYQALERRISQDQPNSGDRQSKYIPSTAALEERFNTLEKQLSAEKQRKEMAEMEVDYPNKSERIPSTADLETRFNSLTKQMSSSESSSKAPIDLRDEESPTGSSSKEQKDSEKTSKLHKSEEIQSDSKETTGEAETSETKEKPSEEKEAEEKPRLKKLPSTAELEDRFNALERKMSVQKGSPSKTKKEPPDEEDTKATKEPQESEKLKDKPTTPAKDPKDGGDKKPETKEVPKSPTKNQDQKVKAKSPKSEEKSTKESPKSTEEAHKSVTSPASKEKVSQSDSENAEAPKKSDAKPNEPKKAEAGQSPKKSDSEKAKTNKTTVSETSESDKKPSKDKSTVKDEESIKTPRKSPPSTEELEKRFNALEKQMSTTNMETTKEAEQSKSLDKNKGSKEEEKLQKSMKSFDDKIKEVNIAIEKDQKKVETEVQGEKMEKKVEENKKLEDLKKNEESSESPEESLQKGKSQRRASEPPSTEDLEKRYETLKRRMSSKQHLGTTSETVDEALERIQQEVISEAVEEKKPPPSTEDLESRFEALHGGEKKKESTATSATKPKHVDVAIEAHIPSPPPPPPPPKDRPPILAEPVLHQQQALIEELQSKMRGQSPGEENLKPSEINPQRQRQRNLLQRPTPMGDETSEAPANTAYYRAANQEPWQQRMVRRFSDLPSRADLENRLQFLERQLYKKFYKQRCASDSEVASRVKLPPDDQPSTSRQAKVLEAEGQLEQRVLALEKQLSENSLKLLEAMRERQRSAAPRSDDSGSPRCLSTETIDATGKELVRYTQNIGELEELDAHKPINISINIKMLVNKDGDSKQPKGESKPTTEDLTRRLEQLEQQLLEERAKNGSIPPENEVLEEKPPKPEESDDCKKQEKNCHNQHVKSDEAEKLEVPLEGKIKPEAVKETKTLENEEKAQARAKEVVTENSGKEEKALVDENTAQKTGLVKQKSIQEKPVEDTKKKSETKAEVAQETSSQVKPLSTEKEASSTKDPKPKEAPSEEKTTKKETEKLKKEESESKKDLPTNKTENSKSETLKSKETPSAAVTTSKESTKGLPEKKEASKELPDKMVINATDVGPMDPNSKTVVLLMDNEPRASKVRRLTRANTEELEDLFQALEKQLNDRNLIKSEDGRLIRVESKPSAEQQEQTQAISDLTKEIEDFTSAKPEEKEKPKEVEKAEKAEPEEPEEDYDWGPNTVKHHLKRKTVYLPSTKELESRFRSLERQIKLLEDVEKIDVEQRLVEIERKIKLQYSLSHEKDLNKYLELCEGKGLDDEETLPLETPTKTEETAAGRDRSRSPGRKVATKSPYTSPSRKAATKSPYVSPTRKNTTKSPYVSPSRKATKSPYTSPSRLRQRSPSPTRSPERKSKRSPYTSPARRKPHPNDLPISDDLEYKYRVLDLVRSKSKENLAKRMHDPNRKPAIHPLEMILSPSPDDSAIPTTGELEHRIRVLDGKLKSPAKTRSKPRSRSPTIEDIKRQKMRDEQKPRTPVHNLERIVSSPGRPEPPTAEELEERIRILEQEHKFDFKTQKDYRAFNQKLKDVISPSLSFEEFRAAKSREQSPRRHGATTPKSALRRDDFDEPYSSSTTTHYRPTSPKVIRFRDEDVDEDEDRFEEEAPRPKSRQTSDRMKTLADQPSATRSYASSSEGLDALGSRLMRETSPITRTGTHTGVPLRTGENINDRLSSIKNSIKSIDTLCEEKPYQKEKCQRYIDSLFSDSLHFASKKSSLEDLSLSRSLSRSESRGRSIHRSGDYAPSIRITSEHRSLGSAESRRSPLGNRETSPYRSHREVGRELSPRRRRLEEEDEERKDRESSRVRRDNLLPNYFADNRSELSSGSSLTGFNHKVDRQLEETCAKYADDARRSACRTPLSHPYESRTTATATRHSHSHTDPVQIQASTTGSASAIDSFPRPVSPYRQPYDPYHRSPGGGTPLYQPGKLEIRHTTVTSTFYDRFLTEKQIERQTHTRPPSRSPVVSPSVPAKSYGDLCSTTSAISSTTTTTASTTSSSSFMSSSYAGAPFSLPSSSNYSYFNPTAGASATSPRASCSDLRSTTTAASLTTTTIATTSSSYVPYNFSSSFTSRLSEPITTCSASAVSTSSLTHSTGVYNPMMSFTLREPLASSSLGASSASPLLPFQFNRTFTSNFDKEQNKQ comes from the exons ATGCGTTTTAGCCTCTCACCACCGCCACAGAAAGCCATTAGCAGTGCCCGCCTAACCTCGCCCACCAAAAACAGCCGCAGCACCACCATCAACCCCAGCACCACCATCATACCCGGCAGCAACAATAGAAGCCCCatcagcggcagcagcagcttcACCACCATGCTGACCCGCAATGGCGGAGGTCACGGGACCAGCCCCACCGCCTCCGCCTCCGCCGCCTCctcggccacgcccaccaccTCTGCGGATGATGAGGCCACCTCGGATTACAACCAGTGGTTGCATGCCATGAAGCTGGTGGCCCGACTGCCCGGAGGCACTCCACCCGAGTTCCGACGCAAG CTGTGGCTCTCGCTGGCGGACAAGTACCTCAAGTCGAAGAACGTGGACTGGGCGCAGCAGCGGGAGAAGTGCTTCTGCGAGGAGTGGCGCGAGGACGACGAGGAACTGGGCATCCAAATCGTCAAG GATCTGCATCGCACTGGCTCGAATCTGTGCACCGGCCCCGCGGGCTCCATTAACCAGGCCAAGCTCAAGCGCATCCTGCTCGGCTATGCCCGCTACAACCCCGAGGTGGGTTATTGCCAG GGCTTCAACATGCTGGGAGCCCTCATTTTGCAGGTGATGGacaaggaggaggaggagtccATGAAGGTTATGATCTATCTGGTGGAGGGCGTCCTGCCCACGGGCTATTTCTACGGATCGATGGGTGGCCTGCAGGCGGACATGGGTGTCTTTCGGGAGCTGATGCAGACGCGACTGCCACGCCTGGCGAAACACCTGCAGCGACTCCAGGGACCCGTGGAGAACGCCTTCGAGCCGCCGCTGACCAACGTCTTCACCATGCAGTGGTTCCTCACCATGTTCTGCACCTGCCTGCCCATGTCCTGCGTCCTGCGCGTCTGGGACCTCGTCCTCATCGAGGGCAGCGACGTCCTCCTTCGCACCGCCCTCGTCCTCTGGAGTTTGCTGGAAGA ACGTGTGCTTAGTGTCAGATCTGCGGATGAGTTCTATGGCAAGATGGGCTCCTATTCCAGTGAGCTGCTCAATGGCCATCTGGTGGACTCTAATGGCTTAATAGAGCGAGTGGTTAAACTAGGACCCATAGCGGACTTGCGACAGCTCAGAGATAAGCACCTCTACAACATTGCACCACTGCGTCACAAACAGGGATTGCA GCTCTACTATGACGAGGAGGATACCCACTCGGATGAGGAGCGCATGGCGGTGGCCACCGTTTTTGGCTTGAATTGGGGCAGACGTGGATCTGTGGGtccggcggcggcggcggcgacGGCGGGCAAACAGCAGGTGGAGCAGAAGGACCGCCTGGCCCTGGACATTTCCCTGCTGAAGAAGCAGTACGATCGGCTGAGGGAGCGCCAGAAGCAGGCCCATGTCATCCTAACCACAGCCTGCTCCACGGCAGCCAGGCAGGGATCCAGTGGTCCAGCGAGCAGCTCCCAGTCGTCGGTGCCGGTGAATCAGTTGCTCCTCGGTCGCCCGGCAATTGTTACCAACAAGGGCAAGCGGGTAGGTGCCCCCTTGGGTGCCATTCCGCCCGCTCGAAAGCCATCCCTTCCAGCGGTCCTGCACACCAAGCCGGCTGCAGAGAAGCAGCTGCGACGTGGAGAGACCCTGCTCTGGCGGGATACCGACCCGAGTCGAAGGCGTCGGGACAGTCTGACCTGGAAGGAGATCAAGGCAGATCGGGCGGCCATGGTGCGAGAGGGCGTTGATGTGAGCTctgtaaaaacccaaaagctGCGCACCAGATTCGGGAAGAGCGACAGCTCCTCCTACAGCGAGGATAGCGATGGAGAGCAGGACGCTGGACCCGccggtggaggaggaggaggaggaggatccAGCACGGACACCAGCCTCTGCGACGATGATGATCCCAAGTCCATGGAGAAGAGTCCCAAGCACAAGGCGAAGCTGGCTCGCAAGCTCAGGGAGCAGAAGCAGCTGAGCAGTTCCAGGGACACGAGCTTGGAGCGACAGAGACCCAAGTCCTGGGCTCCCAGCAGCAATGAGATTCCCTTTATGCTCATGGGAACGGATAGTGGCGATGAGAAGGAGCCGGTGGTTAGGGAGGAACCGGAAACGGAATTGGAAACAGGAGATCCTGCAGAGGATAGTGCCACTGAAAGCGGTCGTTTTGGCTTTGACAAGGAATTTGATACGGTCAGCTACAAGCTGGAACCACTAAAAATCCACAGTGATCCGGAATTCCCAGACCTAACTTCCATGAGTCCCTTACCCACTCCCAAGGAAAAAAGTGAAGCTGAAGAGGACCTGCTGGACGAGCAAAAGCCCTTCGATTTGAGCGATAATGGAGTGACCAATCAGTATTTCGAAAGGGTCAACAGCGTGGAGCGTCCCAATCGCCTGGAGCTCTCCTATTCACTCAACGAGGAGGAGACGGATACCAGTGCGATTTACCTGGAGGAAAGGGAGAAGATCGAGGGGCACAGTGGCGATAGGGAATACCAGTCGCTGCCTCCATTTTTCCCAAGAGAAGAAGATGATAGTAGTGTACAGGTTGCTGGCAAAGTGCCACAGATTCGAGATGACAACATTCCTGGCGAAAATAAGGATGACTACAAAGAACTCCTAAACATGACGATAGAGGAAAAAGATGGCTATAAACCTCCACCACCCACAGCCAGTAGTTTGAGTAATGCCAGCCGGAAAAGAAGGGATCCGCGACGAAAAACGCTGACCCGCTCATCGACCATTGAGATTGAGGAGCGATATCAGGCTCTCGAGCGAAGGATCAGTCAGGATCAGCCGAATAGTGGGGATAGGCAGTCCAAGTACATCCCAAGCACAGCTGCTCTGGAAGAGCGGTTCAACACCCTCGAGAAACAACTAAGTGCCGAAAAGCAGCGGAAGGAGATGGCCGAAATGGAAGTTGACTATCCCAATAAATCCGAGCGTATTCCCTCCACCGCCGATCTGGAAACGCGCTTCAATTCCTTAACAAAACAAATGAGTTCCAGCGAGTCTAGTTCCAAAGCTCCCATTGATCTTAGGGACGAAGAGTCGCCCACTGGCAGTAGCTCTAAGGAGCAAAAGGATAGTGAAAAAACCAGCAAGCTGCATAAATCCGAGGAGATTCAATCTGATTCTAAGGAAACTACAGGAGAAGCAGAAACCAGCGAAACCAAAGAAAAACCAAGCGAAGAAAAGGAGGCAGAAGAAAAGCCACGCCTTAAAAAACTTCCATCAACTGCTGAGCTGGAAGATCGTTTCAATGCCCTAGAACGCAAAATGAGTGTACAGAAGGGCAGCCCATCCAAAACTAAGAAAGAACCACCCGATGAAGAAGATACAAAGGCTACAAAAGAGCCACAAGAGTCCGAAAAGCTGAAGGATAAGCCAACTACTCCTGCAAAGGATCCCAAAGACGGCGGAGACAAAAAACCCGAAACTAAGGAGGTTCCTAAATCGCCAACAAAAAACCAAGACCAAAAAGTAAAAGCTAAATCTCCAAAAAGTGAAGAAAAATCTACAAAAGAAAGCCCAAAATCAACAGAGGAGGCCCACAAATCAGTAACTTCACCGGCTAGTAAAGAAAAGGTTTCGCAATCGGATTCAGAAAATGCAGAAGCTCCTAAGAAATCCGATGCTAAACCTAATGAACCCAAAAAGGCAGAAGCTGGTCAGTCCCCCAAAAAAAGTGATTCCGAAAAGGCAAAAACTAATAAGACAACGGTTTCAGAAACTTCCGAGTCCGATAAAAAGCCTTCTAAAGACAAATCAACTGTTAAGGATGAAGAATCTATAAAGACTCCTCGAAAATCTCCGCCCTCTACAGAGGAATTAGAAAAACGTTTCAATGCCTTGGAGAAACAGATGAGCACCACCAATATGGAAACAACCAAAGAGGCTGAGCAATCAAAGTCATTGGATAAAAATAAAGGCtcaaaagaagaagaaaaactACAAAAGTCTATGAAATCTTTCGACGATAAGATTAAAGAAGTTAATATCGCAATAGAAAAAGATCAGAAGAAAGTTGAGACGGAAGTTCAAGGTGAAAAGATGGAGAAAAAAGTggaagaaaacaaaaaattggaagacctcaaaaaaaatgaagaatCCTCCGAGTCACCAGAAGAAAGTTTGCAAAAGGGCAAGAGCCAGAGAAGGGCTTCCGAACCGCCTTCTACAGAAGATCTGGAGAAGCGCTACGAAACCCTGAAGCGCCGCATGAGCAGTAAACAGCATTTAGGCACTACAAGCGAAACAGTTGATGAAGCTCTCGAGCGGATCCAACAGGAGGTGATCTCGGAGGCAGTGGAGGAGAAGAAGCCACCACCATCAACGGAGGATCTGGAGAGTCGTTTTGAGGCGCTACACGGGGGTGAGAAGAAGAAGGAGTCGACTGCAACAAGCGCCACCAAACCCAAACACGTAGATGTGGCCATCGAGGCGCATATTCCATCTCCACCACCACCGCCTCCACCTCCCAAGGATCGTCCACCCATCCTGGCCGAACCCGTTCTTCACCAGCAACAGGCTCTGATCGAGGAGCTGCAGAGCAAGATGCGAGGCCAATCACCCGGCGAGGAGAACCTCAAGCCCAGCGAAATCAATCCACAGAGGCAGCGGCAGAGGAATCTCCTCCAGCGACCCACGCCCATGGGCGATGAGACATCGGAAGCACCTGCAAACACGGCTTACTACAGAGCGGCAAACCAAGAGCCATGGCAGCAGCGCATGGTGCGTCGGTTCTCTGATTTACCCTCCCGGGCCGATCTGGAGAACCGATTGCAGTTCCTGGAGAGGCAACTCTACAAGAAGTTCTACAAGCAGCGCTGTGCAAGTGATTCCGAAGTTGCATCGAGGGTCAAACTGCCGCCCGATGACCAGCCCAGCACATCCCGCCAAGCGAAGGTCCTGGAGGCCGAGGGTCAGCTGGAGCAGCGTGTCCTGGCGCTGGAGAAGCAGCTGAGCGAGAACAGTCTCAAGTTGCTGGAGGCGATGAGGGAGCGCCAGAGGTCGGCGGCTCCCAGGAGCGATGATAGTGGCTCCCCAAGGTGCCTCAGCACGGAGACCATTGACGCCACCGGCAAGGAGCTAGTTAGATATACCCAGAACATTGGTGAACTGGAGGAACTGGATGCCCACAAGCCCATCAACATTAGCATCAACATCAAAATGCTGGTCAACAAGGATGGTGACTCCAAGCAACCGAAGGGAGAATCCAAGCCCACAACAGAGGATCTTACTCGTCGCCTGGAGCAGTTGGAGCAGCAATTATTGGAGGAGAGGGCCAAGAATGGTTCCATCCCACCTGAAAATGAAGTCCTAGAGGAAAAGCCACCAAAGCCAGAGGAAAGTGACGACTGTAAGAAGCAGGAGAAAAACTGCCACAATCAGCATGTGAAAAGTGACGAAGCTGAGAAATTGGAGGTTCCTCTTGAGGGAAAAATCAAACCCGAAGCTGTCAAGGAAACCAAAACCCTGGAAAATGAGGAAAAAGCCCAGGCTCGCGCCAAAGAGGTGGTTACAGAAAACTCTGGCAAAGAGGAGAAAGCACTGGTGGATGAAAACACAGCCCAGAAAACAGGTTTGGTAAAACAGAAATCTATTCAAGAAAAACCAGtagaagatacaaaaaagaAATCAGAAACCAAAGCTGAAGTCGCCCAAGAAACATCCTCCCAAGTTAAGCCACTTTCAACTGAGAAGGAAGCATCCTCAACTAAAGATCCTAAACCTAAAGAGGCTCCGTCAGAAGAGAAGACCACCAAAAAGGAAACTGAAAAGCTTAAGAAGGAGGAATCCGAATCTAAGAAAGATCTCCCCACAAACAAAACAGAAAATTCGAAATCGGAAACTttaaaatcaaaggaaacccCTTCAGCTGCAGTCACCACCAGCAAAGAATCAACGAAAGGGCTGCCAGAAAAAAAGGAAGCTTCCAAAGAACTTCCCGATAAAATGGTGATCAATGCCACCGATGTGGGACCGATGGATCCCAACAGCAAGACAGTGGTACTCCTGATGGACAACGAACCCAGAGCTTCGAAGGTTAGGAGATTGACTAGAGCCAACACTGAAGAACTCGAGGATCTTTTCCAGGCCCTGGAGAAGCAGCTCAACGATCGGAATCTCATCAAATCCGAAGATGGTCGCCTGATACGAGTGGAAAGCAAGCCAAGTGCTGAGCAACAAGAGCAGACTCAGGCTATAAGTGATCTCACCAAGGAAATCGAGGATTTCACGAGCGCCAAGCCAGAGGAGAAAGAGAAACCCAAGGAGGTGGAGAAAGCGGAGAAAGCTGAGCCAGAAGAACCTGAGGAGGACTACGATTGGGGACCCAATACTGTAAAACATCATCTGAAACGTAAAACTGTTTACCTGCCCTCCACCAAAGAGTTGGAATCTCGCTTCCGCTCCCTGGAACGTCAAATCAAACTGCTCGAAGATGTGGAGAAGATTGATGTGGAGCAGCGATTGGTTGAGATTGAAAGGAAAATCAAACTGCAGTACTCGCTTTCCCACGAAAAAGATTTGAATAAGTATTTGGAGCTGTGCGAGGGTAAGGGTTTAGATGATGAGGAAACATTGCCCCTGGAAACCCCAACAAAAACAGAGGAAACTGCAGCTGGCAGAGATCGATCTCGAAGTCCTGGTCGCAAGGTGGCCACCAAATCTCCGTATACTTCTCCTTCCCGAAAAGCCGCTACTAAATCTCCATATGTTTCTCCCACTCGAAAGAATACCACCAAGTCTCCATATGTGTCTCCTTCCCGAAAGGCTACCAAATCACCCTATACTTCCCCCTCCAGACTGCGCCAGAGATCACCTTCTCCAACTAGATCCCCAGAGAGGAAATCTAAAAGAAGTCCCTACACCTCCCCAGCCCGTCGCAAGCCACATCCCAACGATCTGCCAATCTCCGATGATCTGGAGTACAAGTATCGGGTACTCGATTTGGTAAGATCTAAGTCCAAGGAGAACTTGGCCAAGCGAATGCATGATCCCAATAGAAAGCCAGCTATTCATCCTCTGGAAATGATTCTAAGTCCCAGCCCGGATGATAGTGCCATACCCACAACGGGAGAACTGGAGCACAGGATTCGAGTTCTGGATGGAAAGCTCAAGTCGCCAGCGAAAACCCGATCCAAGCCTCGCTCACGATCGCCCACCATCGAGGACATAAAACGTCAGAAGATGCGGGATGAGCAAAAGCCCAGGACACCTGTACACAATCTAGAGAGAATAGTCAGTTCTCCAGGTCGACCAGAACCACCCACTGCTGAGGAGCTCGAGGAGCGCATACGGATCCTGGAGCAGGAACATAAGTTCGACTTCAAGACCCAGAAGGACTATAGGGCATTTAATCAAAAGCTCAAGGACGTCATCTCCCCGTCGCTCTCCTTCGAGGAATTCCGGGCAGCCAAGTCCCGGGAGCAGAGCCCCCGCCGCCATGGAGCCACCACGCCCAAGTCTGCCCTCCGTCGTGACGATTTCGATGAGCCGTACTCCAGCAGTACCACCACCCACTACCGCCCCACCAGCCCCAAGGTCATTCGGTTCCGGGACGAAGACGTCGACGAAGATGAGGACCGTTTCGAGGAGGAGGCACCCAGGCCGAAGTCCCGACAGACCAGCGATCGAATG AAGACTCTTGCAGATCAGCCATCGGCCACTCGCAGCTACGCCAGCAGCTCGGAGGGTCTGGATGCCTTGGGTAGTCGTCTAATGAGG GAAACCTCCCCGATTACCCGAACCGGAACCCACACGGGCGTACCGCTGCGAACGGGTGAGAACATCAACGACCGCCTGAGTTCGATCAAGAACTCCATCAAATCGATCGACACGCTGTGCGAGGAGAAGCCGTACCAGAAGGAGAAGTGCCAGCGATACATCGACTCCCTTTTCTCGGACTCGCTGCACTTTGCCAGCAAGAAGAGTTCCCTGGAGGATCTCAGTCTCAGCCGGAGTCTGAGTCGTAGTGAGAGCAGGGGAAGGAGCATTCACCGATCTGGGGACTATGCTCCCTCGATAAGGATCACCTCGGAACATAGGTCTTTGGGTTCGGCGGAATCCCGAAGGAGTCCGCTGGGCAATAGGGAAACGAGTCCGTATCGATCCCATAGGGAGGTGGGCAGGGAGCTGTCACCGCGTCGAAGGCggctggaggaggaggacgaggagCGTAAGGATCGGGAGAGCAGTAGGGTAAGACGTGATAACTTGTTGCCAAATTATTTTGCTGATAATCGTAGCGAACTAAGTAGCGGGAGTAGTTTAACCGGGTTTAACCACAAAGTAGATAGACAACTAGAAGAGACGTGCGCCAAGTATGCGGACGATGCCAGACGCTCGGCCTGTCGCACACCGTTGAGCCACCCGTACGAGTCCCGCACCACAGCCACAGCCACACGCCACAGCCACAGTCACACCGATCCTGTCCAGATCCAAGCCAGCACAACCGGATCAGCCAGTGCAATCGATAGTTTCCCCCGGCCCGTGTCGCCCTACCGCCAGCCCTACGATCCCTATCATCGGTCTCCCGGTGGAGGCACACCCCTTTACCAGCCCGGCAAGCTGGAGATCCGGCACACCACCGTCACCTCGACCTTCTACGATCGGTTCCTCACCGAGAAGCAGATCGAGCGGCAGACCCACACCCGTCCGCCCAGCCGATCGCCAGTGGTTTCACCCTCGGTGCCGGCCAAGAGCTACGGGGATTTGTGCAGCACCACTTCAGCCATTTCCAGCACAACCACCACCACTGCTTCaaccacctcctcctcctcattCATGTCCAGCAGCTATGCTGGTGCCCCCTTTTCGCTGCCCTCCAGCAGCAACTACTCCTATTTTAACCCGACTGCGGGTGCCTCCGCCACTTCGCCCAGGGCCAGTTGCTCAGATCTTCGCTccaccaccaccgcagcatccttaaccaccaccaccatcgcCACCACATCTTCTTCTTATGTGCCCTACAATTTCAGCAGCTCCTTCACATCTCGCCTGAGCGAACCCATTACCACTTGCTCGGCAAGTGCTGTAAGCACTAGTTCCCTCACCCATTCCACGGGTGTATACAATCCCATGATGTCGTTCACTCTGAGGGAACCACTTGCCAGCAGTTCCCTGGGTGCTTCAAGTGCCTCCCCATTGCTACCGTTTCAGTTTAACAGAACCTTTACTTCCAACTTCGACAAGGAGCAGAACAAACAGTAG